From Polycladomyces subterraneus:
AATCAAGCGCGGTGAAATCCTTTTCGACGGGAACGATCTGTTAAAATTGACGGAAAAAGAAATGTTCCGGGTGCGCGGTTCGGAGATCGGGATGATCTTTCAGGACCCGATGACGTCGCTCAACCCGACGATGACGGTGGGCAAGCAGATCATGGAAGGGCTAATTTGGCACCAGCGCATTTCCCCATCCGAAGCGCGCCAACGCGCGGTGGAAATGTTGCGTTTGGTGGGCATTCCCAGCCCTGAAACACGGATCAACAATTATCCGCACGAATTCAGCGGCGGGATGCGGCAACGGGCCATGATCGCCATCGCGTTGGCCTGCAACCCGAAGATTTTGATCGCGGATGAGCCGACAACTGCTTTGGACGTGACCATTCAGGCACAGATCATCGAACTGCTGAAGGAACTGCAAAAGAAAACGGACACCGCTGTTATCTTGATCACCCACGATTTGGGTGTGGTGGCGGAAATGGCGCAACGTGTGGCGGTGATGTACGGGGGTAAGGTGGTGGAGACGGGAACGGTGGAAGAGATCTTCTACCGGCCGCGTCATCCGTACACCTGGGGGCTGTTGGCTTCCATGCCTCGGCTCGATTTGGACCGGAAGCAGGAGTTGAAACCGATCCCCGGGTCCCCGCCGGATCTGTTGGACCCGCCCAAGGGTTGCCCGTTTGCCGATCGTTGTCCGTACACGATGCATATATGCAACGACGAGATGCCCGAAGTTAGTGAGGTATCCCAAACGCATCGCGTCAGCTGCTGGCTGGAACACCCGGAAGCGCCGTCCGTCACGAACGAACCGATCGTGCGCATATCGTCCAAGTAAACATTGACAGAAATTTCGATCCATCGTATCATAACTTCAAATACGAATATCAGGAAACACCTTCTTATCCAGAGTGGCGGAGGGACTGGCCCGATGAAGCCCGGCAACCACCCCGTTTACCCGTGTGTATTGAAAGCACACATTAATCGGCGGGGAATGGTGCCAATTCCTGCAGAACCGACAGGTTCTGAGAGATGAGAAGGGGGACGGACTGCAATGGGATTGGAGCAGACGACACCCTCTTCTGATCGAAGAGGGTGTTTCCTTTTGAAAAAGGAGAGAAAACGCGTGGTAGCCAGCGTCGATACGGTGACAAAGAAAACGGTGGCCGTGGGGCCGGTAGCGTTGGAATGCGGGGAAACACTGCAGGATGTGCACATCGCGGTGGAGACAGTGGGGAGACTGTCGGCGGACCGGGACAACGTCGTTTTAGTTTGTCACGCGTTGACAGGAGATGCGCATGCCGTCGGGGATGAACGGGAACCGGGCTGGTGGGACGGATTGATCGGGCCTGGTCGTTATATTGACACCAACCGGTATTTTGTCGTCACCACCAATGTACTCGGTGGTTGTAATGGCAGTACGGGTCCGTCATCCATCAATCCGGCCACGGGGCGGCCCTATGGTTCGGCTTTTCCCCCGGTCACCATTCGGGATATGGTCCATGTGCAATATCGTACGCTTCAGGAATTGGGCATCGATCGGGTTCATACCATCGTCGGCGGTTCCATGGGGGGAATGCAGGTACTGGAATGGGGCATCTTATACCCTGAAGCGGTGGCGAATCTGATCCCCATCGCCACCACAACCGCGTTGTCCCCCATGGCCATCGCCTACAACGACATCGGACGCCAAGCCATCATGTCCGATCCGGACTGGCAGGGAGGCGATTACTACCCGGGGCCGGGGCCGAAAAAAGGGCTGGCTATCGCCCGGATGGTCGGAATGGTCACCTATCGGACGGACGCATTGTTCCATCAGCGGTTCCAACGCCGTTTGCAGACCGAGGTACCGGAATGGTCCCGGGACGCAACATTTCAAGTGGAAAGCTATCTGCGCTATCAGGGAGAAAAGCTGGTTAACCGGTTTGATGCCAACAGCTATTTATGTCTGCTCAAAGCGATGGACACGCATGATGTGGGCAGGGGACGCGGCGGAATGGCGTCCGCGCTGTCAAAGATCCGCTCTCGCGTGCTGATCATCGGCATTGAGGAGGATCGGTTGTTTCAAATTGAGGAGCAACGGACACTGTTTCGGGAATTACGGGCGCTAGGAAAAGATACGCAACTGTGGGAAATTCAATCCCCGTACGGCCATGATGCGTTTTTGATCGAATATGAAAAGATGGGACCGGCAATCCGGCAGTTTTTGGAGGGGTAGCGATCCGGAAGACGCTGCCCCCTTTCCTTGACGCTGTCGAACAATTGGGAGTACAATAAGGTTGTTCACAAAGTTGAAACCCCTTTCTATCTACTGGACCGCTTGAATCAAGGTACGCAGCATTTGTCGAAACCTTTGGGAAGCGGGTTGACATCACGGTTTGATCGCGCGATCAAAATCCAACTTACAAGGGGTTATTGGAGGGCGCAAGATGAGCAATCACAGCAGTTTCTTCAACCGTCGGCTGCACTCGTTACTGGGTGTCATTCCGGTGGGCTTTTTTTTGGTCGAGCACTTGTTGACGAACTATTTTGCGACCAGAGGCCCCGCTGTTTTCCAAGAAAAAGTGGAGTGGATCTGGAATCTGCCGTTCCTGCTCGCCCTGGAAACGGTGTTTATCTACCTGCCGCTCTTGTATCATGCGCTGTACGGCCTGCACATCGCGTTCCAGGCGAAAAACAACGTGGTGAATCACGGCACGTTCCGCAACTACATGTTCATGTTGCAACGGGTTACCGGTGTCATCACGCTCATTTTCGTGGGATGGCATGTATGGGAATCGCGGATTCAGGTGGCTCTGCACCACTGGACACCGCATGAGTTGACAGTAATGATGCACCAGATCCTCAGCAACAACGTCAATTTTGGATTGTACCTGATTGGGGTTGTCGCTGCTGTCTTCCACTTCAGCAACGGGATTTGGTCGTTTTTGGTCAGCTGGGGCATTACAGTCGGGCCGCGTGCACAGTATGTATCCACTTGGGTATGTGCGGTCATTTTCCTGGTTGTGTCGTACATCGGCATCAGTGCCCTGTTCGCATTCCACAATCCGGAGTTTTTGAACCAGTTGGCGCAGCGTTAAAAGGGGGCATTGTTCAATGAACGAGAAAATCATTATTGTGGGTGGCGGCTTGGCTGGTCTGATGGCTGCCATCAAGACGGCGGAAGCGGGGGCCAATGTCGAGTTGTTCTCGCTCGTACCGGTGAAACGTTCCCACTCGGTATGTGCGCAGGGCGGCATCAACGGTGCGGTCAACACCAAAGGGGAAGGTGACTCGCCGTGGGAACACTTTGACGACACGATCTACGGCGGGGACTTTTTGGCCAACCAACCCCCGGTTAAAGCGATGTGTGAAGCGGCGCCGGGCATCATTTACCTGATGGACCGGATGGGAGTACCGTTCAACCGGACGCCGGAGGGATTGATCGACTTCCGCCGTTTCGGGGGAACCAAACACCACCGTACCGCTTACGCCGGGGCGACTACGGGGCAGCAATTGCTCTATGCGTTGGACGAGCAAGTTCGTCGCTGGGAAGTGGCCGGCCGGGTCACCAAGTACGAGCACTGGGAATTCCTGAAGGTGATCTTGGACGATGAAGGTCGTTGCCGCGGGATCGTGGCGCAAAACTTGCGCAGTCACGAGATCAAGGCCTTCCTGGCTGACGCTGTGATCCTGGCGACGGGCGGCTTGGGCATGATCTTCGGCAAATCGACCAACTCGATGATCAACACCGGTTCGGCGGCAAGCGCGGTGTATCAGCAAGGCGCCTATTACGCCAACGGGGAGTTCATCCAAGTACACCCGACCGCCATCCCAGGCGATGACAAATTGCGCCTAATGTCCGAGTCCGCGCGGGGAGAAGGCGGGCGTGTCTGGACCTATAAAGACGGAAAACCGTGGTACTTCCTCGAGGAAATGTACCCGGCATACGGCAACCTGGTACCGCGGGATATCGCCACGCGTGCCATCTTCAAGGTATGCGTGGACATGAAGCTCGGGATCAACGGGGAAAACATGGTTTACCTCGATCTGTCCCACAAAGATCCCAAAGAGCTGGACATCAAATTGGGTGGTATCATCGAGATTTATGAGAAGTTCATGGGTGAAGACCCGCGCAAAGTGCCGATGAAAATCTTCCCGGCAGTGCACTACTCGATGGGTGGATTGTGGGTCGACTACAATCAGATGACCAACATCCCCGGGTTGTTTGCCGCGGGTGAGTGCGAATATCAGTACCATGGCGCCAACCGTCTCGGGGCCAACTCGCTTCTGTCGTGCATCTTTGGCGGCATGGTGGCCGGACCCAAAGCGATCGAATATGTGCGCGGATTGGAAAAATCGGCGGAAGACCTGCCGTCCACGTTGTATGAGTCCATTGTCAAAGACGAGGAAGCCAAATACGAACAGCTGCTCAAGATGGATGGCACCGAAAACGCCTACAAACTGCATCAGGAGCTGGGTCAATGGATGACCGACAACGTGACGGTCGTTCGGTACAATGACCGCCTGTTGAAAACGGACGAGAAAATTCAAGAGCTGATGGAACGCTATCAAAACATCAATATGAGTGACACCAGCAAATGGAGCAACCAAGCCGTCTCCTTCACCCGCCAGTTGTGGAACATGCTGCAATTGGCCCGGGTGATTACGCTGGGGGCTTACCACCGAAATGAAAGCCGCGGTGCTCACTACAAACCCGAGTTCCCGGATCGGAACGACGAAGAGTGGCTGAAAACGACCAAGGCCAAATTTACCGCGGACGGACCGGCTTTCGAATACGAACCGGTCGACATTTCGTTGATCAAACCGCGTCCGCGCCGGTATGACGTGGCGAAAGAGGAGGCGGCGAAACAATGAGTGAACAACAAACCGTACACCTGATCATCACCCGGCAAGACGGACCTGATTCCAAACCGTATAAGGAAGAGTTCCGCATCCCATACCGGAAAAATATGAACGTCATTTCCGCGTTGATGGAAATCCAGCGCAACCCGGTCAACGCGGATGGCAAGGAAACCACACCAGTCGTGTGGGAATCCAACTGTTTGGAAGAAGTGTGCGGTGCCTGCTCCATGGTGATTAACGGACGTCCCCGACAAGCGTGCACCGCTTTGATCGATCATCTCGAGCAACCGGTACGGATTGAGCCGATGCGCACCTTCCCGGTCGTTCGTGACCTGATCGTGGATCGGAGCCGCATGTTTGACACATTGAAACGGGTGAAAGCGTGGATTCCGATCGACGGTACTTACGATCTGGGGCCGGGACCGCGCATTCCGGAAACGGTACGCCAATGGCGATACGAGCTGTCCAAGTGTATGACGTGCGGGGTTTGTTTGGAGGCTTGCCCCAACGTCAACAGCAGATCCAAGTTTATGGGACCGTTCGTGGCTGGTCAGGTGGCATTGTTTAACTCGCATCCGACGGGCGAGATGAACAAGGACGAACGTCTGGAAGCGCTGATGGGTGAAGGCGGATTGCAGGAATGCGGCAACTCGCAAAACTGTGTGCAATCCTGCCCCAAAGGCATTCCGTTGACTACCGCCATCGCCAAAATGAACCGTGAAGGAACCAAAATGTTGTTCCGCAAATGGTTGTCGGTATAACACGAACACGAAAACTACGAAACCACGGATCCATTCGATCCGTGGTTTTCTTTGTTAGTCGAGGGTGTGATACCAAAAACACCCCTTGACCCGATACAGTCAAGGGGTGTTTTGTCTTTACTGGAACTGTGATTGGATCCAATCGACCAATTTCCAGAACCAATCAACTAACATGGCGAAGAAGCCTTGCGCTTCCTTGGAGTTAAGGACTTGCTGGAATTGATCCTGGAAGTTTTTCAGCTGGTTAGATACGTTGTCCCAGTTGATGTTCAGGTTGGACAAGTTTTGCGTGAACTGGGTGAGCTGGTTGATCTGTTGGTTGGTCAGGTTGATGTTGAGATCACCAGCCACATTGACGACGATGTTCCGGAAATCCTCCGGTGTCTGCGGTTGTTGTTTGGCCACTTCTTCTTTCAATTTCAACATGAATTCGGTCGCTTTTTCACTGCCGATTTGTTTGGCCAGATCCGCAGTGCGCACGATTTCCTCGTTGGCAACTTGTTTTTGCTCTTCGCTGATCTTGGTACCGGTGGCCACCTCAAACGCCTTCAGGATACCAGTCAGACCGGCCGTGCCCGACACCGGTTTCGGTGCGGTGACATACACGTCTGCATCTTTGACGCCTGCGGTGATCAAAGCATTCGCATACATCGCGTTGGTAATCGTGGTGATGTTGTGCGTTTGCACCTTGATACCGGACCCGGCGTCCGTCAGCGTGATTTTCGCGGAAGAGAGCGCCCGCGAACCGATGGTCGCTTCACTCATGTATTTTCCGAGGTATTGGTGCTCTTCCGCATTGGTGACTTCGATGATCTTGACATCATTGGGCACGTTCATTTCATTGAGAATAGCTTGGCGCTCCTGCGGAGTGAGGTCTTGTCCCAGCGTGACGACTGTTTCTCCCACCACGGCGTCGGCAGACGCGACAGACGGGAGAATCCAAGTAAATAAGAATACACTCAGAATGCCGAGGCCGATGTTTCTCAGCCAAGTTTTCTTCATTTGATAATAACCCCCTTCTCGTTATATATAGACGTAGTTTTCCCTGAAGATGTTTCATCTATGGATCATTTTTCATAGAAAGGAAGGATCAAGAACCACCGGTCGCATAATGTTTTTGGATAAATGTTTTCATCATGGGCAGGAGATAATGACTGCCGCCTCGATCCTTCACATCCTCCACAAACATGGTGGTGACGAGATCGGGTTGTTTACCGGGTTTGCCAGTGATGGTGCACAACCATCCGTATTCCGTACCGTTCTTGTCATCCTTGCTTTTTTTCAGTTCGGCCGTCCCCGTTTTGGCAGCGATGCTCACCCCCGAAACAGCCAGACTGTGGGCAGTTCCGTGCGGATCAGTGACGACGGAAGTCAAGAGATCTCTAACTTGCTGGGCCACTTGCGGCTTGACGACACCCGCTTTCCACACTTTGGGCCGGACAGAATGTTTGCCATCCATGATCAACACGGGCTGCATGATGTTCCCTTTGTTAGCGAACACGGAATACATCATGGCCATATGGAACGGGCTTACTTCGATTTGCGCCTGTCCGTAGGAGCTGTTGGCCAATTGCACCTCATTGTCGATTTTGCCGTTGGTGGCGATCTGAGAAGGTTCGATCGGGTAGGAGAAAGGGATCTCCATTTCAAAGCCGAATTTTTTCAGGTATAGGTTCATGTTTCGTACGCCGATCATCAAGCCTGCCCGCGCGAAATAGATGTTGTCGGACCAGGCCAATCCTTTGCGCAGATCGATGGGGCCACCTGGATTGGGCACCCGCGTGATGTAAAAATCACCCCAGCCGGGCTTTTGCCATTTGCCGGCGGAAGTATCAAAGGTGGTGTTGGGCTTTACTCTCCCCGTATCCAACCCGATGGCCGCCACGATGCCTTTCATCGTGGAACCGGGCGTGTATGTGTATTTGAACCGGCTCATCAGCGGCATAGTCGGGCCGTTGATCCGTTTCCATTCGGAAGAAGGAAACCCGTTGATGAACATATTGGGATCGTAGGAAGGAGCGCTCACCATGGCCAGCACTTCGCCCGTTTTCGGGTTGATGGCGACGGCGGCACCTTTGTCATTCCGAATACCGTTGTACAATTGGCGTTGTGTGTTCACATCGATGGTAAGACGAAAGCTCTCGCCGTCTTGACCCGGTCGTTGTGCCAGCACTTTTTTCATTTGTCCGTTCGCATCGACGATCAGCAAACGTTGTCCGTGTCGGGGACGCAAACGTTCTTCCAACACTTGCTCCAAACCGCGCATACCGACCCAGTCGCCTTGCACATATCCCTTGTTTTTGAGTTCCTTCAACTGCTCGGAGGAGATGGGGCGTATGT
This genomic window contains:
- a CDS encoding DUF1002 domain-containing protein, which gives rise to MKKTWLRNIGLGILSVFLFTWILPSVASADAVVGETVVTLGQDLTPQERQAILNEMNVPNDVKIIEVTNAEEHQYLGKYMSEATIGSRALSSAKITLTDAGSGIKVQTHNITTITNAMYANALITAGVKDADVYVTAPKPVSGTAGLTGILKAFEVATGTKISEEQKQVANEEIVRTADLAKQIGSEKATEFMLKLKEEVAKQQPQTPEDFRNIVVNVAGDLNINLTNQQINQLTQFTQNLSNLNINWDNVSNQLKNFQDQFQQVLNSKEAQGFFAMLVDWFWKLVDWIQSQFQ
- a CDS encoding penicillin-binding transpeptidase domain-containing protein, with protein sequence MRPKILSAIICIFLLSFLSGCETDPGPMPTMKNYLSWWEQGNYEKMYDLLSATSKKRISKQDFVKQHRQVASLIGQTKIQLEPAKPKGHVIPFRMIRSTKEFGDLTFQSAAHWVKEEEAGWRIQWTPSLLLPGLGENDQIKIESTNENLRGEIYDRNGEPLAINQVKYHVTVLPKQITDTKTQQQLAQLLGMSPAQLAGKLKPKQSDRVEVSTLDLEDRGKISALKAIPGVDIRMESKRVYPQKEATAHLIGYIRPISSEQLKELKNKGYVQGDWVGMRGLEQVLEERLRPRHGQRLLIVDANGQMKKVLAQRPGQDGESFRLTIDVNTQRQLYNGIRNDKGAAVAINPKTGEVLAMVSAPSYDPNMFINGFPSSEWKRINGPTMPLMSRFKYTYTPGSTMKGIVAAIGLDTGRVKPNTTFDTSAGKWQKPGWGDFYITRVPNPGGPIDLRKGLAWSDNIYFARAGLMIGVRNMNLYLKKFGFEMEIPFSYPIEPSQIATNGKIDNEVQLANSSYGQAQIEVSPFHMAMMYSVFANKGNIMQPVLIMDGKHSVRPKVWKAGVVKPQVAQQVRDLLTSVVTDPHGTAHSLAVSGVSIAAKTGTAELKKSKDDKNGTEYGWLCTITGKPGKQPDLVTTMFVEDVKDRGGSHYLLPMMKTFIQKHYATGGS
- the metX gene encoding homoserine O-acetyltransferase MetX, which encodes MGLEQTTPSSDRRGCFLLKKERKRVVASVDTVTKKTVAVGPVALECGETLQDVHIAVETVGRLSADRDNVVLVCHALTGDAHAVGDEREPGWWDGLIGPGRYIDTNRYFVVTTNVLGGCNGSTGPSSINPATGRPYGSAFPPVTIRDMVHVQYRTLQELGIDRVHTIVGGSMGGMQVLEWGILYPEAVANLIPIATTTALSPMAIAYNDIGRQAIMSDPDWQGGDYYPGPGPKKGLAIARMVGMVTYRTDALFHQRFQRRLQTEVPEWSRDATFQVESYLRYQGEKLVNRFDANSYLCLLKAMDTHDVGRGRGGMASALSKIRSRVLIIGIEEDRLFQIEEQRTLFRELRALGKDTQLWEIQSPYGHDAFLIEYEKMGPAIRQFLEG
- the sdhA gene encoding succinate dehydrogenase flavoprotein subunit, encoding MNEKIIIVGGGLAGLMAAIKTAEAGANVELFSLVPVKRSHSVCAQGGINGAVNTKGEGDSPWEHFDDTIYGGDFLANQPPVKAMCEAAPGIIYLMDRMGVPFNRTPEGLIDFRRFGGTKHHRTAYAGATTGQQLLYALDEQVRRWEVAGRVTKYEHWEFLKVILDDEGRCRGIVAQNLRSHEIKAFLADAVILATGGLGMIFGKSTNSMINTGSAASAVYQQGAYYANGEFIQVHPTAIPGDDKLRLMSESARGEGGRVWTYKDGKPWYFLEEMYPAYGNLVPRDIATRAIFKVCVDMKLGINGENMVYLDLSHKDPKELDIKLGGIIEIYEKFMGEDPRKVPMKIFPAVHYSMGGLWVDYNQMTNIPGLFAAGECEYQYHGANRLGANSLLSCIFGGMVAGPKAIEYVRGLEKSAEDLPSTLYESIVKDEEAKYEQLLKMDGTENAYKLHQELGQWMTDNVTVVRYNDRLLKTDEKIQELMERYQNINMSDTSKWSNQAVSFTRQLWNMLQLARVITLGAYHRNESRGAHYKPEFPDRNDEEWLKTTKAKFTADGPAFEYEPVDISLIKPRPRRYDVAKEEAAKQ
- a CDS encoding ABC transporter ATP-binding protein — its product is MALLEIRDLHVSFHTYAGEVQAVRGVNLTLEKGEALAIVGESGSGKSVTAQAIMRLIPSPPGKIKRGEILFDGNDLLKLTEKEMFRVRGSEIGMIFQDPMTSLNPTMTVGKQIMEGLIWHQRISPSEARQRAVEMLRLVGIPSPETRINNYPHEFSGGMRQRAMIAIALACNPKILIADEPTTALDVTIQAQIIELLKELQKKTDTAVILITHDLGVVAEMAQRVAVMYGGKVVETGTVEEIFYRPRHPYTWGLLASMPRLDLDRKQELKPIPGSPPDLLDPPKGCPFADRCPYTMHICNDEMPEVSEVSQTHRVSCWLEHPEAPSVTNEPIVRISSK
- the sdhB gene encoding succinate dehydrogenase iron-sulfur subunit gives rise to the protein MSEQQTVHLIITRQDGPDSKPYKEEFRIPYRKNMNVISALMEIQRNPVNADGKETTPVVWESNCLEEVCGACSMVINGRPRQACTALIDHLEQPVRIEPMRTFPVVRDLIVDRSRMFDTLKRVKAWIPIDGTYDLGPGPRIPETVRQWRYELSKCMTCGVCLEACPNVNSRSKFMGPFVAGQVALFNSHPTGEMNKDERLEALMGEGGLQECGNSQNCVQSCPKGIPLTTAIAKMNREGTKMLFRKWLSV
- a CDS encoding succinate dehydrogenase cytochrome b558 subunit, which produces MSNHSSFFNRRLHSLLGVIPVGFFLVEHLLTNYFATRGPAVFQEKVEWIWNLPFLLALETVFIYLPLLYHALYGLHIAFQAKNNVVNHGTFRNYMFMLQRVTGVITLIFVGWHVWESRIQVALHHWTPHELTVMMHQILSNNVNFGLYLIGVVAAVFHFSNGIWSFLVSWGITVGPRAQYVSTWVCAVIFLVVSYIGISALFAFHNPEFLNQLAQR